In the Callospermophilus lateralis isolate mCalLat2 chromosome 19, mCalLat2.hap1, whole genome shotgun sequence genome, GACTCTGACTTTGAGGGCTGGGCCTTCCCATTTCCTGGGGTGACCCTGATTGAGGACTTCGTGACCAAGGAGGAAGAAGCCGAGATGGTGCGTCTGATGGATCGTGACCCCTGGAAGCTTTCTCAGTCGGGGCGGAGGAAGCAGGTACGGTGCCCCAAGCCATGCTGAAGGCTGGCCTAGGCCACGGGACAGTCATGCTGCTGGGGACCCATAGCTCACCTCTTCTGCAGCCACGCCTCCACGGACCCCTGGGTAGGGCATGGGCAGCCAGTGCCACCGAGGAGGGTGCGTCCAGCATCTGGGCCTGCTCAATCTCTCCGCAAGGCTTGCCATGCCCCTCTGCACAGTGGGCTCTGGGGTGGGATATCATAGGTGAGTTCTGGACAGCGATCCTTGCCTTTTGGGGCTGCATGGGCTGCCAGGCACCACCCCTCCCATCATATCCCTTATCTTGCACATTCCGCTGGcactcctgacttgccctcagcaGGGCCAGTgtccctcctccttttcctcctgctGGGCTCGCTTGTTTCCTCCATCTCTGGCCCTCAGGGCCTGCATCCACCCTCCCACCTCCCTCCTTACTTCCCCTCATCCAGCCTCTATACATAGCTAGTTCTGATGGTTGCTTCCCTGGACACCCTCAACTTTCTTCCCCTCACTGGTGACATCCAGCCAGCTGGAGGATGTGCCCTGCTTAGGCTGCTCCCTGAACCGTGCCCACCTGTTCTGGCTCCCAGGATGCCCAGCCACTCACTGCTGCTCCTCACCTGCCTTCGCTGTCCCCCCCGCCTCCGTGGAGAGCATTGTCCCTGAGTGGATGCTGGTACCGAGTCCCCTCTCCCGGGCAGAAGCCCTTGCTCCAGCGTCTGCCCTCCCGGGCCCTTTCCACCGGCACTGCAGCCCCTGCCAGCCTGGTCTCTAGCAGGAGTGTGGCAGGTCCCTCTGTCTTCAGTCCCCACCTCCCATTTCCTCAGGTTTCAGGCCTCTAGGCCTCTTCTGCCTGCAGAGGCGGGCTCTCCGCTCACGGACAGGCTCTTTGTCCACCACTTCGGGTCCCAGCAGCCCTTggttccccccccccacccccaggctgATTCCTCCTCCCTGACCTTGAGGCTAGGGGCCCCACCCGGTGGCTTTGCTCTTGGCGAGCCTCATGCCCCTGGCCAGGCTGAGGGGGGGCCCTCAGGTCTGAGCCCTGAGTCTCGCCCAGTGTCCTCACCTCTGAATCCGCCTCCTCCTGCTCAGGCCAAGGCCATCGGCCCTGCGGCTTGTGCTGGCTCCTGGCCATCTTGGTGACTCCCGTCAGCCTTGCCTTTAGAATGCGTCCAGCTTCTGAGCCCACGCTGCCCCTGCCACCATCTCCCCACGCCAGCAGGCTGGCCGGCGCCCTGTCCCTGTTTTCAGCGTGCTCTACGTCAGCCCGCCTGGCTTCTGACCCTTCCGTCCTGCCCTCAGGACTATGGCCCCAGAGTCAACTTTCGGAAACAGAAGCTGAAGATGGCTGGCTTCTGCGGCCTCCCGAGCTTCAGCCGCGAGGTGGTGCAGAGGATGGGGCTGTACCCCGGACTGGAGGGCTTCCAGCCCGTCGAGCAATGCAACCTGGACTACTGCCCCGAACGGGGCTCCGCCATCGACCCCCACCTGGACGACGCCTGGCTGTGGGGGGAGCGACTGGTGAGCCTCAACCTCCTGTCCCCCACCGTGGTGTCCATGCACCGGGAGGCACCTGGCAGCCTGCTACTCTGCGCGGCCCCCTCTGCCGAGGCCCTTGGGGACAGTGTGATCGCCCCCAGCAGGTCCGTCCCGTGCCAGGAGGTGGAGGTGGCCATCCCCGTACCTTGCCGGTCCCTGCTGGTGCTTGCTGGGGCCGCACGCCACCAGTGGACACACGCCATCCACCGCAGGCACATCGAGGCTCGCCGCGTCTGCGCCACCTTCAGGGAGCTGTCGGCCGAGTTCGGCCCCGGGGGCGCGCAGCAGGAACTGGGCCGAGAGCTCCTGCAAATGGCACTCTCCTTCCAAGGCAGGCCTGTGTGAGCTGCATCCCAGGATAGGAGCCTGAGCAGGGCCTGGCCAGAGTCCAGCCCCAGCACTGACCACGGCCCGGGACTGAAGTGGGAGCCTGTGTCGGGGCTCCTTTTCTGTGTGTGTGACACTGGGGACTGAAACCAGGGGTGGTTTACCACGGAGCTACCGCcaggtcctttttaattttttattttgagacacagtcttgctaagttgccagggctggccttgaacttggcagtctgcctgcctcagcctccaagtagctgggattatcgcTGTGTACTATTGCACCCAACTCCCTTcactaggg is a window encoding:
- the Alkbh4 gene encoding alpha-ketoglutarate-dependent dioxygenase alkB homolog 4, with the translated sequence MAAAEASEVLQQCGCKGIRTCLICEGQRCGDPPWQLSPQKTHHFLYCSDSGWAVGAEDSDFEGWAFPFPGVTLIEDFVTKEEEAEMVRLMDRDPWKLSQSGRRKQDYGPRVNFRKQKLKMAGFCGLPSFSREVVQRMGLYPGLEGFQPVEQCNLDYCPERGSAIDPHLDDAWLWGERLVSLNLLSPTVVSMHREAPGSLLLCAAPSAEALGDSVIAPSRSVPCQEVEVAIPVPCRSLLVLAGAARHQWTHAIHRRHIEARRVCATFRELSAEFGPGGAQQELGRELLQMALSFQGRPV